CTAAAGAAGGAATGACGATGGTAGTTGTAACTCATGAAATGGGGTTTGCTAAAGAAGTAGCAGACCGCATTGTATTTATGGATCAAGGAAAAATCTTAGAAGAGGCAACTCCGGCTGAGTTTTATGAAAACCCGCAAGAAGAAAGGGCACGTTTATTTCTTAGCCGTATTTTAAATCATTAATTGTTTAATAGGGGGAGTAATATGAAGAAATCAAAAACGTTTTTAAAGGCAGCCGTGCTTTCATTAGCAGCGGCTATGATGTTAGCGGCTTGTGGAGGGAAAAGTGAAGAAACGAGTGGATCATCAGCTAAAAAAGATGCGCTCACTGAAATCAAAGACAGAGGGAAAATTGTCATTGGAGTTAAAAATGATACGCGTTTGTTTGGCTTAAAGAATCCAAAGACGGGTGAAGTAGAAGGTTTTGATGTTGATATTTCTAAGCAGCTGGCTAAAGAGATTTTAGGAGATGAAAACAAGGTAGAATTTAAAGAAGTTACGTCCAAAACAAGGGTTCCTCTTCTTCAAAAAGGAGATATTGACGCTGTTGTTGCAACAATGACCATCACAGATGAGCGTAAAAAAGAAGTGGATTTTACGGATGTGTATTTTCAAGCTGGCCAGTCTCTTCTTGTGAAAAAAGGCAGTAAAATTAAAAGCGTTGATGATTTGAAGAAAGGTACTAAAGTGTTGGCTGTTAAAGGATCAACTTCAGCTATTAATATTCGCGAAAAAGCACCGGAGACAACGGTATTAGAGTTTGAAAACTATGCAGAAGCATTTACCGCTTTAAAATCTAAGCAAGGAGATGCTTTAACAACTGATGATGCTATTCTTTATGGAATGGCTGATGAAGATCCTTCTTATGAATTAGTAGGAAAGCCGTTCACAGAAGAGCCTTATGGCATTGCTGTGAAAAAAGGAAACAAAGAGCTTGTAGATGCATTAAACGATGCGCTTAAAAAGATGAAAGACTCTGGAAAATATGATGAAATTCACGACAAGTGGATCAAACAATAAGCGTACAGTTTTCTTTTCTCAGGATGAGCAGCATTATGCTCATCCTGCTTGTTTAGTTGAAAGGAGGAAGAAAATTGCTGGATTTTTCAATTCTTACGAACAATATGGATCTTTATTTAGAAGGTTTTAAGTACACCATTATCGCCAGTCTGATTGCTTTAGTGGCCAGTTTTGTACTTGGTACAATCATTGCGGTAATGCGAATAGCTCCTCTCAAAATAGTAAATGTAATTGGCACTGTCTACGTAGAGTTTATTCGAAATATTCCACTTGTGGTTATCGTCTTTTTTATTTTTATTGTGGCAGGAATCAGCGGTACAGCAGCCGGAGTGCTGGGACTCACTATTTATACGGCAGCTTTTATCGCCGAAGCTATACGAGCGGGAATTATGGCAGTTCCAAAAGGGCAGCTTGAAGCGGCGCGTTCATCCGGCCTTACGTACGGTCAGGCGATGCGATTCATTATATTGCCTCAAGCCATTAAAATTGTCATTCCTCCTCTTGGGAATCAATTTATTAATTTAGTGAAAAACTCATCCGTGCTAGGGATTGTTGCTGGTTTTGATTTAATGTATCAGGCAGATCTTGTTTCCTCTCAAACTTATGTAGTGTTTGATGTGTATATTTTTGTGGCTCTGTTTTATTTAGTTCTAACCATTCCGTTGAGTTTAGGAGTTGGTTATCTTGAGAAACGTCTTGGTAAAACAAGCTGAAAGGAGTGAAAGTGATGGATTTTATGGGTGCTTATTCTCCTGATCACCTTTCCTTCTTAATGGAAGGATTTTGGGTCACTTTAAAAGTGGCATTCATTTCGATTGTGTTAAGTTTTATTATTGGAAGTATAGTAGGTATTTTAAGGTATGCCCGCATTCCAGTTCTGTCTCATGTACTCGCTTTTGTCGTAGAAATTATCCGGAATTTGCCGCTTCTTTTAATCATCTTTTTTACATACTTTGCTTTACCTGAAATCGGAATTGATATGGAAATTACGTCAGCAGCGATTGTGGCCCTCACTGTATTTGAATCTGCTATGATTTCAGAAATTATCCGAAGCGGATTAAAATCAATTGAAAAAGGACAAATTGAAGCGGCACGTTCATCAGGTTTAAACTATTACCAAATGCTTCGTTTTATTGTATTGCCACAAGCTTTGCGACGAATGGTACCTCCTTTAGTTAGTCAATTTATTTCATTATTAAAAGATACGTCGCTTGCAGTGGTCATCGCGCTTCCTGATTTGCTGCATAATGCTCAAATCATTTATGGACAGAAACAAAGTTACGTGGTGCCGATGTTTTTGATCATTGCGATGATGTATTTTATTGTAAACTATGCTTTATCAGTCATTGCACGAAGACTAGAAGTCAAAAGGGTGTAGATACTCTTTTGACTTTATTTTTGGAAAATAAATAACATTGACAATGCATTGTTGCAACGCATAAAATGACTAAAGTAACAGTGATTAAATGAGATTATTTTCATTCATTATATAGAAGAAAAAAACAGTGTTGGTCCAACCCCTACTGAATATCCGGTAGGGGTTTTTGTGCAAGAAGTGATTTGGTTAAACTAACACGTAAAATGAACAGAAGGGACGGGCATTATGGGAAAACAAGATCAAAATTTAAAAAAAGGTCTGTTGCCTCGTCATGTGCAGCTCATTGCACTTGCCGGCATGATTGGGACAGGCATTTTTAAAGGTAGCGCTGACACGCTAGGTATTGCAGGACCAAGTGTTGTACTTGCGTATTTATTTGGCGGCCTTATCTTATTTATTGTAATGACAGCACTAGCGGAGATGGCAATTGTCTATCCGAATATGAACGTACAAAATTTAGTGCATAAGGCATTCGGTACGCAAACCTCTTTTATTGTAGGGTGGCTGTACTGGGTGAACTGGATTGTTGTGACGATTGTTGAACTGCTTGCGGGAGGAAGCTTTTTGAAGTTTTGGTTCCCTTCTGTACCTCTTTGGCTCTTAAGCTTTCTCTGTGCAGTGCTGATTGTAGGGATGAATTTATTTCAAGTGAAGTATTACGGAGAAATTGAGTTTTGGTTTGCCGGTATTAAAGTAATTGCTCTTACTGCTTTTATCATTTTGGGAGCTTTCATTTTATTCGGTGTAATTCCAAGCGATGTGCAAAACCCTTGGGCAAATTATACGGCTCATGGAGGCTTTTTCCCTCACGGCATGAGCGGTGTGCTGAGTGCCTTTTTAATTGTGATGTTCTCTTACGGGGGAGCTGAACTAATTGGTGTGGCCGTAACGGAAACAAAAGATGTAAAAAACGTGTTACCGAAAGTAATTAAAGGCACAGTATGGCGAGTGATTGGCTTTTATATTTTGCCTATTTTAATTATTTGCGGCCTTATGCCCTGGAATTCTGTATCGGGGCAAGACAGTCCCTTTGTGCAAGTGTTTAGTATTACCGGTCTGCCAGGTGCGGCTCACATTATGAACTTCGTTTTATTGACGGCCGTTTTATCAGCAGCCAATTCAGGGATGTATGCAACTTCGCGTACGCTCTATGCTATGGCTCAAAGCGGGGAAGCGTCAAAGCGCTTCTTGAAAGTTTCGAAAAACGGTATTCCGATTAATGGGTTAATGATTACGGCTGCTTGTATTTTAATAGGTTTATTTTTAGCCTATAAAACGCCGGATAATGTAATTAGTTATTTAATGACTATTCCAGGTTTCACGATCATTCTCATTTGGGTGAGCATTTGTTTAGCTCAATTAAAGCTGCGTAAAGGGTATAAAGAAAAGCCGTTTTTTGCCTTAAAGTGGTTTCCTTATACAACGCTCTTTGCAACAGCAGCACTGCTTGTTATTTTTGTATCGTTTATGTTTAACAAAAACAATGTGATTGGATCAAGCGTATGTGCGGTTATCCTGGTCGTACTCCTCATTTTTTCATTTATTAATAAAAGTCGAAAAGAAAAAAAGTTTGAAGTATAGCAAAAAGGCAATATACTAGAAAGACGAGGGTAAAAGCTTGTCTTTCTTTTTTTGCGAAAATTTCTGTATCACGTTACATATTTCTAGATGAAATGTTTAGTTAAATAAATAAAGGATGAGGACTACAATGGAATCAAATAATGTATTTACAACAAACCCAAAAAAGAAATCAAAGCACTTGGCCACGATTTCTTTGGCGATTATGGGAGTGGGCTTCGTTGCCACCATGCCTTTTGGTGATTCAATTTGGGGTCGGTTGCTTCAAGGTGGGTTCGAAGCTGGATTAGTCGGGGGCTTAGCGGATTGGTTTGCAGTTACGGCTCTTTTTCGTCACCCTTTAGGCATTCCTATTCCACACACTGCGCTGCTTCCTAAAAACAGGCAGCGTATTACAAAAGGGTTAGTCTCAACGCTTGAAAACGACTGGCTGTCAAAAGAAAGCATTCAAGAAAAAGTGAAAAGAATTGCGTTTACAAAGCGTTTGCTTCCGATTGTTCGAAAAGGTGTTCATTCGGAAACGATTCAACAAAAAGGAACAGCACTGCTTGTTGATGCGATTAATCGTGTGGATACAGAGAAAGTAGTTCCTATTATTGAAAAAGAGCTCAAGTCATCGCTTTCAGCAATAGAGTTAAAGCCTATTGTGCATTCGATTGTTGGAGAAGTGGTTAGAAATCAGTATGATGAAAAAGCACTTGATGTTCTTTTAAATAAGGGAGAGGGCTGGATTAAAAAAGAAGAAACCCAGTATCAGCTCGGAAGTATTGCTAAAAATGCGCTTGATAATATTGAGCTTGACGGTATTTTACAATTTGCTCTCAAATCATTTCAAAGCATGATTAACGAAGAGAAGCTAGGGTCTATTTTGCAAAATCTACTGCTTTCTATTACAGGTCGTCTTCGTAATGAAGATGATGAATATCGCCTTGCTTTGGTAAATGGAATTAGAAAAGAGCTGCAAGGCTTGGAACACAATGAAGAGCTTCTTGAGAAATTAGAAGCATGGAAACAAAAAACGATTAATGAATTAAATGTAACGAATAAATTAACAGAAATCGTCGATAAAATGAAAGCGAAAGTGACGGCATTTATTGAAAGCCCTGAATTTATGAAAAGCTACGCCGTTCCTTACGTAGAGAGCTGGCTGAATGCTCTTGAAGGGGATGCACAGCGTCAAGAAGCAATTGATACGGCTATTCAAAAGCAAATCATGAGTTTTGTAGACGAGAATCATTCAAAAATTGGGCAGCTTGTTCAAGAAAACTTAGATAAATTAGATGATGAAACGCTTGTGGATATGATGGAAAACAATGTCGGAAAAGATTTGCAGTGGATTCGAGTGAACGGAGCTCTATGTGGATTCTTGATTGGTATTGTGTTAACGGTTATTAAATTAGCGGTATAAAAAAGAAGCACGCTCCTTTTGGAGCGTGCTTTTTCTATTAATCATCTATTTCTACACTGATTACGTCACCGTTTTTGGCATCTACTGAAACAGTTGCTTCACGTTTATCGGCTGTGTCAATTTCAATTTCATATACTAAACGGTTGTTTTCTTGGTCTAAATCCGTTTCGTTAACGGTTCCTTTAGCACTTTTTAAAGCTGTTTTTATCGCTTGATCTAATGAAATGGCAGGGGAAGCGTTTTGGAGATTCTCTTCTTTCTCATCATCATCTTTTGGGTCTTCATCAAATTCAATGATTTTACCGCTGCTGCTGTCAATATCTACATCGTATTCTTTATTACCTTTTGTGATGTCTACTTCATATTGTTTAACGCCATCATCTACGGCTAATTGGATATTTGTAATGTCACCGCCGTCTGTTTTTTGAAGAGCAATGTCTTTTGCCTTTGCTTCTTCAATCGTTGTGGTTTGCTTCTTGTCATTGCTTTTGGACTGATCTGTCATGGCATATGCACTTGCACCTAATCCACTGACTAATACTGCACTGGCTAAAACGGTTGTAATAACTTTCATATGTTACAGCCTCCTTGATTTGTTGTTAAGACTATCTTAGCCAATGAACTTTAAAGGAAAAGAAGAAGAAGTTTAAAATTTTCTTAGAAATAAATAAAGGTGTATAAAAAAAGCACAGCTTTTCGCTGTACTTTTAATCGTCGTCATTTTCATAGGTGATGGAATCTACATGCCCAGAGTAAGCATTTATCATTACTTTAGCTTCTCTTGTTTTAGACTGATCAATTTCGACTTCGTAGAAGGTTTGGCCTTCTTCCTCTTCTATTTCAACTGAGGAAAACGTTCCTTTTACTTTTTGTAAAGCAATATCTCTTGCTTGTTCCATTGAAATGAGAGGCTCGTCGGATGTAGGAGAAACTGGTGGCTGCTCGCTCTTTTTTTGTTCTTCTTCTGTATCATTTTTAGTTTGAGTAGACGTTTGTTTCTCTACTTTTTGTTTGATTAATGACTGGACTTCTCCATTTTTTCCATTTACTGTGATGTGGTATGGCATATCATCTTTAAGCAAAGTTATTTGATAAATCGGTTCATCATCTTTTTGAGAAAAGCTTGCATTTTCAATAGTGCCGCCATATTTTTGCTGGATGATACTGCTGACGTCCGATTCGGATAAAAGTGTATCAGGCCGATTCACTGCTTTTGCTATTCCGTAAAAGCAAGCTGAACCAACGGCAAGAAAAATAAGTATAAAAAGCACCGTTTTCTTCATACATTCACCTCCAGTATCTTAAAAAGTAGTATAGCAGGCAATTCTTAAAAATCTCTAAGAAACGGTGAGAAATTAAAGAGGAAAGCAAACCGTTACGGATGTCCCTTTTCCTTCATCGCTGCTAATCTCAATACGTCCGCTATGAGTTTCTACAATCTTTCGAGCAATGGATAATCCAAGCCCTGAACCACCGGTTTCTCGATTTCTTGCTTTATCTACGCGAAAAAAGCGTTCATACACGTTTGATAAGTCTTCTTTTGGAATACCAATTCCTTGATCTGTGACCGTAATCCTAAAGCTTTCGCTTCTTGTTATAGTTACTTCCACTGCTTTTTCACTATATTTAATGGCATTATCTAAGAGGATGTACAGCAGCTGCTTTAAGCGTTTTTCATCGGCTGTTACGACGGGCTGATCGGTTTTTACGTTTAAATAAATGGTTCGTTCAAAGGCTTGTTCTAGATGTTTGATTGTTTGTCTGCAGACGGCCGCCGCATCTACGTGTTCCATGTGAAGCTTCCACTGCGACTCATCTTTCGCAAGCACCAGCATTTGAGACGTAAGCTGTTTCATGCGTAAAGACTCAGAGTGAATGGCTTCGATGGCTTCTTCTAAAATATCTGGACGCTTCATCCCCCATCGTTTTAGCATATTGGCATAGCTTTCTACCACGGTCAGGGGTGTTTTTAATTCATGAGAAGCATCGGATACGAACTGCTCTTGCTTTTTATAGTTTTCCTCTAATAAATCCATCATATTATTGAAGGTGTTGGCCATTTGATCTAACTCATCTTTAGAAGAGGAAGAGAGAGCGATTTTTTTGAATGTGCGAGACACTTGAATTTCTTCCATAGTATGAATAAGAGATTTGATAGGCCGCAAAATGATTTTACTTAAAAGCCGTCCGGCAAATATGGTCGGAATTAATATAACAAGAGAGGCAATAAGCAAGATGAATTTTAATGTCTGCAGAGATTGTTCCACATCTGCCAGCTGTTCTGTGACTTCCAAAGAAACAACTTCGCCGTCCGTCCAAATGACGGGAGTATGCGAAATTGCGTATAGGTGGCCGTCGTCTTCTTTGATGGTTGTTTGTTCATTTGAATAATAAGAATAAGGTAAGTCCTGAAGTTCTTTGGTTTGATCAGTAACCGATACAACTAAAGGACTCCCTGATTTAGGCAAAATGCGAATCATCCCGTTAGGAGGCAAATAGGCACGAAGCAAATTGGCTTGTTTAACCGTCGCACTGGTTTGTTTTAGCCCATTTGTTACGTTGCTTGTTTCTGCTTGCAAACGTTCAATTGCGTTGTCTTCCATGGTTTTCTTGAAAATGAAGTAAATCGAACTGTTTGCAATTACTAAGAGAATAAAAAGCAGGGCAGTTGATGTAAGGATAATCTTTGTTTGCAGTTTCATAAGCTACTCCTTAAGCATATAGCCAACGCCGCGCACTGTTTGAATGTAGGGTGTTGAAAATGGAGCATCAATTTTTTTGCGCAAATAACGAATGTATACGTATACAATATTCGTGTCTCCGTAGTAATCGAATCCCCATACGTTTGTAAGAAGCTGTTCA
The genomic region above belongs to Priestia megaterium and contains:
- a CDS encoding transporter substrate-binding domain-containing protein; this translates as MKKSKTFLKAAVLSLAAAMMLAACGGKSEETSGSSAKKDALTEIKDRGKIVIGVKNDTRLFGLKNPKTGEVEGFDVDISKQLAKEILGDENKVEFKEVTSKTRVPLLQKGDIDAVVATMTITDERKKEVDFTDVYFQAGQSLLVKKGSKIKSVDDLKKGTKVLAVKGSTSAINIREKAPETTVLEFENYAEAFTALKSKQGDALTTDDAILYGMADEDPSYELVGKPFTEEPYGIAVKKGNKELVDALNDALKKMKDSGKYDEIHDKWIKQ
- a CDS encoding amino acid ABC transporter permease yields the protein MLDFSILTNNMDLYLEGFKYTIIASLIALVASFVLGTIIAVMRIAPLKIVNVIGTVYVEFIRNIPLVVIVFFIFIVAGISGTAAGVLGLTIYTAAFIAEAIRAGIMAVPKGQLEAARSSGLTYGQAMRFIILPQAIKIVIPPLGNQFINLVKNSSVLGIVAGFDLMYQADLVSSQTYVVFDVYIFVALFYLVLTIPLSLGVGYLEKRLGKTS
- a CDS encoding amino acid ABC transporter permease; this encodes MDFMGAYSPDHLSFLMEGFWVTLKVAFISIVLSFIIGSIVGILRYARIPVLSHVLAFVVEIIRNLPLLLIIFFTYFALPEIGIDMEITSAAIVALTVFESAMISEIIRSGLKSIEKGQIEAARSSGLNYYQMLRFIVLPQALRRMVPPLVSQFISLLKDTSLAVVIALPDLLHNAQIIYGQKQSYVVPMFLIIAMMYFIVNYALSVIARRLEVKRV
- a CDS encoding amino acid permease translates to MGKQDQNLKKGLLPRHVQLIALAGMIGTGIFKGSADTLGIAGPSVVLAYLFGGLILFIVMTALAEMAIVYPNMNVQNLVHKAFGTQTSFIVGWLYWVNWIVVTIVELLAGGSFLKFWFPSVPLWLLSFLCAVLIVGMNLFQVKYYGEIEFWFAGIKVIALTAFIILGAFILFGVIPSDVQNPWANYTAHGGFFPHGMSGVLSAFLIVMFSYGGAELIGVAVTETKDVKNVLPKVIKGTVWRVIGFYILPILIICGLMPWNSVSGQDSPFVQVFSITGLPGAAHIMNFVLLTAVLSAANSGMYATSRTLYAMAQSGEASKRFLKVSKNGIPINGLMITAACILIGLFLAYKTPDNVISYLMTIPGFTIILIWVSICLAQLKLRKGYKEKPFFALKWFPYTTLFATAALLVIFVSFMFNKNNVIGSSVCAVILVVLLIFSFINKSRKEKKFEV
- a CDS encoding DUF445 domain-containing protein, with translation MESNNVFTTNPKKKSKHLATISLAIMGVGFVATMPFGDSIWGRLLQGGFEAGLVGGLADWFAVTALFRHPLGIPIPHTALLPKNRQRITKGLVSTLENDWLSKESIQEKVKRIAFTKRLLPIVRKGVHSETIQQKGTALLVDAINRVDTEKVVPIIEKELKSSLSAIELKPIVHSIVGEVVRNQYDEKALDVLLNKGEGWIKKEETQYQLGSIAKNALDNIELDGILQFALKSFQSMINEEKLGSILQNLLLSITGRLRNEDDEYRLALVNGIRKELQGLEHNEELLEKLEAWKQKTINELNVTNKLTEIVDKMKAKVTAFIESPEFMKSYAVPYVESWLNALEGDAQRQEAIDTAIQKQIMSFVDENHSKIGQLVQENLDKLDDETLVDMMENNVGKDLQWIRVNGALCGFLIGIVLTVIKLAV
- a CDS encoding PepSY domain-containing protein — encoded protein: MKVITTVLASAVLVSGLGASAYAMTDQSKSNDKKQTTTIEEAKAKDIALQKTDGGDITNIQLAVDDGVKQYEVDITKGNKEYDVDIDSSSGKIIEFDEDPKDDDEKEENLQNASPAISLDQAIKTALKSAKGTVNETDLDQENNRLVYEIEIDTADKREATVSVDAKNGDVISVEIDD
- a CDS encoding PepSY domain-containing protein, which translates into the protein MKKTVLFILIFLAVGSACFYGIAKAVNRPDTLLSESDVSSIIQQKYGGTIENASFSQKDDEPIYQITLLKDDMPYHITVNGKNGEVQSLIKQKVEKQTSTQTKNDTEEEQKKSEQPPVSPTSDEPLISMEQARDIALQKVKGTFSSVEIEEEEGQTFYEVEIDQSKTREAKVMINAYSGHVDSITYENDDD
- a CDS encoding HAMP domain-containing sensor histidine kinase, coding for MKLQTKIILTSTALLFILLVIANSSIYFIFKKTMEDNAIERLQAETSNVTNGLKQTSATVKQANLLRAYLPPNGMIRILPKSGSPLVVSVTDQTKELQDLPYSYYSNEQTTIKEDDGHLYAISHTPVIWTDGEVVSLEVTEQLADVEQSLQTLKFILLIASLVILIPTIFAGRLLSKIILRPIKSLIHTMEEIQVSRTFKKIALSSSSKDELDQMANTFNNMMDLLEENYKKQEQFVSDASHELKTPLTVVESYANMLKRWGMKRPDILEEAIEAIHSESLRMKQLTSQMLVLAKDESQWKLHMEHVDAAAVCRQTIKHLEQAFERTIYLNVKTDQPVVTADEKRLKQLLYILLDNAIKYSEKAVEVTITRSESFRITVTDQGIGIPKEDLSNVYERFFRVDKARNRETGGSGLGLSIARKIVETHSGRIEISSDEGKGTSVTVCFPL